CTCTGTGTCCCCAAGAACTCTCTCTCCCCAGCTTGGGCTGTCCCAACCCCCGGCTGGTCAAAGTTACCGGGCAGTGCTGTGAGGAGTGGGTCTGCGACGAGGATGGTGCCAAGGACCCCATGGACGACAGGGACGGCCTCCTGGGCAAGGAGCTGGCCTTCGATGCCTCGGAGGTGGAGTTAACGAGAAACAATGAATTAATTGCAATTGGAAAAGGCGGCTCCCTGAAGCGGCTCCCCGGTAAGTGAAGACTGAGACATTGCACTGAAACCCATTCCTAGTTTGAAACttcagagaaatgagaacttGAATCTGTTTGTGTCGGTATGCGTCTGAGGAATCTTCCCTCTTGTTTGTCCCTCTAGTTTTTGGAATGGAACCTCGCATTCTGTACAACCCTTCTTCACATGGCCAGAAATGTATCGTCCAAACGACTTCGTGGTCCCAGTGCTCAAAAACCTGTGGAACTGGTATCTCCACACGCGTTACCAATGACAACCCTGAATGCCGCCTGGTGAAAGAAACCCGGATCTGTGAAGTGCGGCCTTGTGGACAGCCGGTGTACAGCAGCCTGAAAGTAAGTGCCTGCAGTGCCGTGTAGACTGGTCCCCTGGGTGAGATGGGAACCTCTCTTCCAAGAAAGAGAAACACtaacttcccttctcttctctttcttacaGAAGGGCAAGAAATGCAGCAAGACCAAGAAATCCCCCGAACCGGTCAAGTTTACTTACGCTGGATGTTCGAGTATGAAGAAATACCGGCCCAAGTACTGCGGTTCCTGCGTGGACGGCCGCTGCTGCACGCCTCAGCAGACCAGGACTGTGAAGATGCGGTTCCGCTGCGAAGATGGGGAGACGTTTTCCAAGAACGTCATGATGATCCAGTCCTGCAGATGCAACTACAACTGCCCGCATGCCAACGAGGCAGCCTTTCCCTTCTACAGACTGTTCAATGACATTCACAAATTTAGGGACTAAACGCTACCTGGGTTTTCCGGCACGAGGGTGGACAAAGTGGGAAGAGAAGAGTGTCAGCATCACGGAGGCGTGGGTGGGGGCGGCGGGCTGAAGGGACTCATTGTAGAAGGGATGCACTGCTCATTCTTGAGTAGTATTAAGGTATTTCGAAACTGCCAGGCGTGCTGGTGCACATGGACACTAATGCAGCTGCGATTGGAGAATACTTTGCTTCATAATATTGGAGCACACGTTACTGCTTCATTTTGGAGCTTGTGGTGTTGATGAcgttctgttttctgtttgtaaatTATTTGGTAAGCGTATTTTTCTCTAGGCTTTTTCCCTTTCGGTTTTACAGTTGTAAAAGGTAATAAGATTAGTTGGACACTTAAAGACTCCATCCTTTGACAGAAGTAAATGGGAGGGGGGGGGGAGTCCATCCCTTCCAGAAGGTGACACTCTGTGAGTGTCCATGAGAGGCAGCTATCTGCACTCTAAATTGCAAACAGAAATCAGGTGTTTTaagactgaatgtttttatttatcaaaatgtagcttttggggagggaggggaaatgtaATACTGGAATAATTtgtaaatgattttaattttatattcagtgaaaagaatttatttatggaattaatcatttaataaagaaatatttacctAATATCTGAGTTTATGGCATTCAGGATTTTTAGAGAATGTTCAAAACCATTGGGGACAATCTAGCTTATGCATTCAATCATTGAAACAGGATTTACTGAGTACCTTACTTTGTACcaggaactgttccaggtgcttgGGATAGAGCAGGGAACTAACCTCTAAAAATCTAACAATGATTGCTTTTATATCTTCAGCAGAAAAAAATCTTGGAGTTTAGAGTaatctgttttaaaaacatgtattgaACACCAGGCATTGTACAAAGCACAAGAAGGAATCTGAAGCTAAGTTTGTGATTTAAATAATAATGCTTTATTTTCATAAGAATTCAAAGGCTAAGGGTCTCCATCACCCAAGCTCTTTGAGGTGGGTATAGTAGagtcatttatcattttaatcactAGGTAATTGTGCAGGTCCCTTCGGTAGAGGAAACTTTAATGAAAACAGCCCATAACCCAGGCTGCCCACCTTGAAATCCATGGGCAAGATTAAGCATGGTTGGATAATGTGATATAAGGTCACTTgtttataactttatatttttctaatattgttCCTTGGGAGAACGACTTAAAAATTCACCCATGGTTGGGATCAGAGAAAAAATCTTGGAATCTATAGGAGTCAGTTTGTTTTCACTGAATGAGCTTGAAGCAATGACTTGTGTTAATCCTAATAAGCTGATGATTAGGTAAACATACCGTTAAATGCAAAGGAATGCAAGGAATTTCAAGTACTTTTCCAATAGCGTGAGGACCACGCtaccccaccccctttcctttTTATAATATAAGTTATATTGAGGTGGGAGGGAGCAATTAGATTGAATTGGCTATCTAGAAGGTCAGAGGCTAGACGCAGAGCTTGCCTAAAAGGACCCGAATCGTAGGTCTAGGAGAGGTTGAGAAGGCTGTGTTAATGTTTGTGAAAATGCTGGTAGCTGGTTTTAGAAGAATCTACATCTTTAGAAAGCACTGACAATAAACCTTTTATAGAGAGAAGTTTTCCTTTCATCAACCCCTCTTGGCTCCTGTTCAAATCCATAGTGAAATATCTCAGTCTGCACTTTGTTAAGAGAGTACTTGAATTTTTAGGCAATAAGAGAAAGTGCTTtaaaaggagaggagggggacTGCTTCTGGGATCCTATAAGAGTGAGTTTTCAAAATAGTTTAATATTGATGCTCCGTTAAGACCTACAGAAAAGCACTGCCTAAGCACCTGTTTTAGAGCCTTACTGAAATGCACAAAGGTTCATGTAAATGTGACAGCAAAATCTATGGGCAAAGGCCTTCACTCTTCTGATTCTGACAATATCTTGCCTGAAATATTACAACTGCGCCTACTGAGTTGTCAGCTTTTCTTGCCCGAGGCATTCAAATTTTAAGGTATTTGGAAATTTAAACAAcacctggctcagtcttggatgCAGTTAAACTTGTCAGCGCAATAGAACATGTAAAACATATAATAAAGTTGTGAGGATTTTGTGGTGCAATCTTGTTAAACAGACATCTAAATCCATAGGCAAAATTTACACATTCCCAGGCACAAATCCTGAGGTACTGTCTTCCAACACTAGAGCCCAGCAAATTGCTTCTTACAGAAAGATCAAGGAGCAATATTTTATAGACCCTTTAAGTATGTAGTGAGGTAATATTTGTCCAATTAAGTTCAAATGTGAAACAAACCTAGCATGGGAAAACACTGGATCTTTGGGTCATTAATCTCATCATAAGAAATATACTGAGTGATACACAAGTGCCGATTCTATATAAGTAAGAGTactcaattaatttaaaagaacacaaatagacGCAAAATATGTCCATTTGATTTGGCTATAGAAAAAGAGTGAAGACATTAAAAGTAATTGAGAATAAAATTATGCAATTTAGAACATATCAGTTTTATCTAGATCTGGAATGGAATGCTGCCTACTTCAAATAttgagaaaacaataaaaaaccgTGTATTGCACATATAAAATAGAAGTTGCATATATAAACATTCATTATAATGTACATTATATGTAACCTCCACACACGCTAAAAATCTTGTGTTGTAACCACTTTCCAGTCTAAAAGACCCTGGTGTTCTtgagctgtttttttgttttgtttttgatagagATGTAAGCGTTGAGAGTTATAATGTGACCCCAGAATCTTAGGAATTTAgtgaattttaagaaatattctttGGGACGTTTAGCAGCACAGTAAGTGGTCTCACGGTGATGATTCCCACATAAGCGCATGTGCTGTCCGCTCCACAAAGAGTTGCAACTGAATCAAAATTAGCAGAgtacattttagttattttaccaGTAGAGAGACCAGATATGATTTGTTCACAACCTCTTTCCTGCCTTCTGGCGCTATTTGAAAGCCACTTGAGCAATAGCAAGTGTACAGTGGGACCATAGTACAGAACAAAGCTGTGCTCTGGGCAGGGTGGCAGATGATACCATGGAAAGAATCCCAGACTAGAATCAGGAGGCACGTCTTTTACACCAGCTCTGCCATTAATTtactgggtgaccctgggcaagtttctGGATTCTCCTCTGCTGTTTTAAAATGGAACAATAGATTCCCACATTTTTGtcaccaaaaaaaattattttttatatactctCTTTGGTGCATTGACTCCCATACCTTAAAAACTTTGTCTCCTCAAGCAACTGAATATATGAGGTGAAAACTGCTCAGGTCTTTCTGTGGACAAAAACACTCATCTCCATGAAGCCTTTGAAAATGTAAGGCTCTCTTTACTCTCTAAAGCACCCCTGGTTATAGGATGTGACAATCCCTGGATCTCACAGTATGTAGGTCCATACTTTTTCCTCTCCCTGTGTAGCCCCAATATCTGGGCCTCATTAAGTCCCTGTCCTAAATAACTCATTCTCTGAAACAAAATACATTGTGAAGCACAGCAATAATACAAGTGTCCTATGAATACAACAGACTTACTTGTGACTTACTTTATTGGTGATGGGCAAAGCTCATCCATGTAATCTTACAAAGTGCAATTTAATTAAACAAGTACTTAGCTGCATTTGTTAGTACTTTACAGTTCTCATATATTCTGCTCATTCATTCTGAATCCACCGCTTTCTTAATCTAGTGCAAACATCCAAATCTAgacaccatcatctcttgcctgaatTACTGGAATGGCCTCCTTACTTGTGGcatattgtattttccaaaggtGGCTGCAACAATATCTTCCAACCCACATGCCCTTCTGCAATGTGACCCTGTTGCTCTCCCATCAATAGATGAGGTCTACTTCTCCACCCTCTTGGAGCTGGGTGGACTCTTTGACTGCTTTGACCAATGAATATCTAGGAAGTGATGTGATATGGTGTTAGTTCCAAATACAACACTGGCTAGGAGCTCCTACTTCCTTTCTCTTAGAAAGCAGCTTCAATATAAGAGGTACCAGTACCCTGAGACCAGCAGACTGAGAAGCCCATGCCACATGGATAGGTCTGAGAGGATCAGATGCCATGCGGAGAAAGAGGAAGGTCAGGGGGCATTTGGGTACCACATGTATATGAAGACACCATCTaggaagtggatcctccagccccagctgccttACAAGCTGACATCTTGTAAATCACAGATGAGCTGCCTGCTGAGTCCCCAGAATTCCTGACCCATAAAATAATGCACAAAccaatatgattattttaaggcCCTAAATTTTGGATGTTGTTTGTTACACAGCGATAGATAACTGAAACATCATTGGTTTCCATTCTTGCCCTCCAATAATCCATTTTCCTTACAGAAGCCAgagtaattctttaaaaatgtaaatcagaacaGGTCAATCCTGTTAAGAAGAGGAGGCTTAAAGGCTCCATGGCTTCCCATTGCTCTTGGAATAAGATTCAACTCCTTACTTGGCACACAGCTCCTGGAACCTGCCTACTTCCTTCATTTACCCTTGCTTGCTGTGCTCCCACTTTGCTCTTTTTGAAATAAACCAAGTAGATTcctcctcaggacctttgcactagCTGTTCCTTTGCCCCAAATGCCAAGCTCCCTGATCTAAGCTTCTTCCTGTCATGCAGTTTTCAGCATCAATGCCACATTCTCAGtaaccttccctccccacccaggccCAGTCTAAAGTGGTTCACTACATCAAAGTCGACGGATTTAAATGTTAATCGTGTCTAAGAAATACAtgacagcaacatctagactggtgttccACCAAACAAACCAgcaccatagcctagccaagttgacacataaaattaaccatcacagcacCCGTGTAGTAAAACCTTTTGGGGAGAAGAAACTCATGTCCACTCTCTAAACTGGAATGCATTTGAGCAgtcagaaaaaagcaaaagcttTGCTAGTTATACCTACGATCCCTCTAGGCCTCTCACCGTGCTTGTGCATGTATGCAGGAAGGGCTCCGGGATTTATTTTGCATTGACCGGATGCATGGGGCAACTCAAGAAGGTTTCTAGAACACTAACCCCAAGTTCCATACAGAACCAGCAGGATCCACCTCAACTGAAATGGCTGCAGGGTGGGGGAATAGAGGGAGATCCTTATAAAAGCTCTGGAGAAAAGTCTTCTCCAAATCTGCATGAATACAATAAGACACAGTCCCTTGCTTGCACAGActataagacagaaaaaaagtgCTCCATCCTTTGGCTTGTCAGGCAAATCCTCATTGTAGCAATGAAACCACAACACTGTTGGTGGCTGTTTAACTCTTCCTAccagattttaaatttcttagagAGTTT
Above is a window of Balaenoptera acutorostrata chromosome 1, mBalAcu1.1, whole genome shotgun sequence DNA encoding:
- the CCN1 gene encoding CCN family member 1; protein product: MSSSTARLLALAVTLLHLARLVLSTCPAACHCPLEAPKCAPGVGLVRDACGCCKVCAKQLNEDCSKTQPCDHTKGLECNFGASSTALKGICRAQSEGRPCEYNSRIYQNGESFQPNCKHQCTCIDGAVGCIPLCPQELSLPSLGCPNPRLVKVTGQCCEEWVCDEDGAKDPMDDRDGLLGKELAFDASEVELTRNNELIAIGKGGSLKRLPVFGMEPRILYNPSSHGQKCIVQTTSWSQCSKTCGTGISTRVTNDNPECRLVKETRICEVRPCGQPVYSSLKKGKKCSKTKKSPEPVKFTYAGCSSMKKYRPKYCGSCVDGRCCTPQQTRTVKMRFRCEDGETFSKNVMMIQSCRCNYNCPHANEAAFPFYRLFNDIHKFRD